The following are encoded together in the Rhinopithecus roxellana isolate Shanxi Qingling chromosome 5, ASM756505v1, whole genome shotgun sequence genome:
- the RDH11 gene encoding retinol dehydrogenase 11, with product MVELLLLLLLLLLPFLLYMAAPQIRKMLSSGVCTSTVQLPGKVVVVTGANTGIGKETAKELAQRGARVYLACRDVEKGELVAKEIQTTTGNQQVLVRKLDLSDTKSIRAFAKGFLAEEKHLHILINNAGVMMCPYSKTADGFEMHIGVNHLGHFLLTHLLLEKLKESAPSRIVNVSSLAHHLGRIHFHNLQGEKFYNAGLAYCHSKLANILFTQELARRLKGSGVTTYSVHPGTVQSELVRHSSFMRWMWWLFSFFIKTPQQGAQTSLHCALTEGLEILSGNHFSDCHVTWVSAQARNETIARRLWDVSCDLLGLPMD from the exons ATGGTTGAGCTCCTGCTCCTGCTGTTGCTCCTCCTTCTGCCCTTCCTTCTGTATATGGCTGCGCCCCAAATCAG GAAAATGCTGTCCAGTGGGGTGTGTACATCAACTGTTCAGCTTCCTGGGAAAGTAGTTGTGGTCACTGGAGCTAATACAGGTATCGGGAAGGAGACAGCCAAAGAGCTGGCTCAGAGAG GAGCTCGAGTATATTTAGCTTGCCGGGATGTGGAAAAGGGGGAGTTGGTGGCCAAAGAGATCCAGACCACGACAGGGAACCAGCAGGTGTTGGTGCGGAAACTGGACCTGTCTGATACTAAGTCTATTCGAGCTTTTGCTAAGGGCTTCTTAGCCG AGGAAAAGCACCTCCACATTTTGATCAACAATGCAGGAGTGATGATGTGTCCCTACTCGAAGACAGCAGATGGCTTTGAGATGCACATAGGAGTCAACCACTTGG GTCACTTCCTCCTGACCCATCTGCTGCTAGAGAAACTAAAGGAATCAGCCCCATCAAGAATAGTAAATGTGTCTTCCCTCGCACATCACCTGGGAAGGATCCACTTCCATAACCTACAGGGCGAGAAATTCTACAATGCAGGCCTGGCCTACTGTCACAGCAAGCTAGCCAACATCCTATTCACCCAGGAACTGGCCCGGAGGCTAAAAG GCTCTGGCGTTACGACGTATTCTGTACACCCTGGCACAGTCCAATCTGAACTGGTTCGGCACTCATCTTTCATGAGATGGATGTGGtggcttttctcctttttcatcaAGACTCCTCAGCAGGGAGCCCAGACTAGCCTGCACTGTGCCTTAACAGAAGGTCTTGAGATTCTAAGTGGGAATCATTTCAG TGACTGTCATGTGACATGGGTCTCTGCCCAAGCTCGTAATGAGACAATAGCAAGGCGGCTGTGGGACGTCAGTTGTGACCTGCTGGGCCTCCCAATGGACTAA